A window of the Amblyraja radiata isolate CabotCenter1 chromosome 5, sAmbRad1.1.pri, whole genome shotgun sequence genome harbors these coding sequences:
- the LOC116973213 gene encoding alpha-(1,3)-fucosyltransferase 9-like, with protein sequence MTSSNKGILHTLLISIIILGCLLTLLLLYVKPSNSWIYAPMESATSVLRMRNIFASRKEDNKTIVLIWLWPFGQTFELNSCESEFNIRDCRLTVDKNLYNKSHAVLIHHRDISGDMSNLPTEPRPVFQKWVWMNLESPTHTPKKAELDRLFNLTLTYRRDSDISVPYGSLTINRVPLAFELPSKNSLVCWVVSNWNSDHARVKYYNELYKYVEINTYGQAFGEYLSNNDLIPTISRCKFYLSFENSIHEDYITEKLYNALLAGSVPVVLGPSRENYENYIPANSFIHVDDFLSPKELADYLHLLDGNENLYMSYFKWRKFYKVRMTRFWDEHACSVCGNIRQHKEYKSLSSLEKWFWD encoded by the coding sequence ATGACTTCATCCAATAAAGGAATTTTACACACCTTGTTAATTTCCATCATCATCTTGGGCTGCCTTTTAACTTTGTTGTTGCTCTATGTTAAGCCATCAAACAGTTGGATTTATGCTCCGATGGAATCGGCCACCTCAGTTCTACGCATGAGGAACATCTTTGCTTCACGGAAAGAAGACAATAAAACCATTGTGCTCATTTGGCTGTGGCCTTTTGGTCAGACATTTGAGCTCAATTCATGTGAATCTGAGTTTAACATCCGTGATTGTCGTTTGACTGTGGATAAAAACTTGTACAATAAATCTCACGCGGTCCTTATCCATCACAGGGATATTAGTGGGGACATGTCCAATCTGCCCACAGAGCCTCGACCTGTTTTTCAGAAATGGGTTTGGATGAATCTGGAGTCACCTACTCACACTCCAAAAAAGGCGGAACTTGACCGACTTTTCAATTTGACCTTGACATATAGAAGGGACTCAGATATCTCTGTGCCTTATGGATCACTAACAATTAATAGAGTTCCATTAGCCTTTGAATTGCCAAGTAAAAACAGCCTAGTGTGTTGGGTCGTAAGCAACTGGAACTCTGACCACGCCAGGGTGAAATATTACAATGAACTTTACAAATATGTTGAAATAAACACATATGGTCAAGCCTTTGGAGAATATCTGAGCAATAACGACTTGATCCCAACAATATCTAGATGTAAATTTTATCTTTCCTTTGAGAATTCAATACATGAAGATTACATAACTGAAAAGCTCTACAATGCTCTGCTTGccggtagtgttcctgtggtcctgGGTCCATCCAGAGAAAACTATGAAAATTACATTCCAGCCAATTCCTTTATTCACGTGGATGATTTTCTCTCACCCAAAGAGCTTGCTGATTACCTTCACTTGTTGGATGGTAATGAAAATTTGTACATGAGCTACTTCAAATGGAGAAAATTCTATAAAGTGAGAATGACTCGTTTCTGGGATGAACATGCATGCTCCGTTTGTGGAAATATTCGGCAACATAAAGAATATAAATCCCTCTCCAGTTTGGAGAAATGGTTTTGGGATTGA